In Mobula hypostoma chromosome 11, sMobHyp1.1, whole genome shotgun sequence, the following are encoded in one genomic region:
- the mapk7 gene encoding mitogen-activated protein kinase 7 isoform X1 translates to MRSQQISVSSSAKGERRAVLEPLSSTAVRTFEETTGLGRMAEERRGEGEEEEERASALDEAARRRCTAAQNLAFLKARSMDVTFEVGEDYQVLQTIGTGAYGVVTSARHRQTGQLVAIKKIPNAFDVVTNAKRTLRELQILKHFKHDNVIGIRDVLKPPGSLADFRNVYVVLDLMESDLHQIIHSPQPLTLEHSRYFLYQLLRGLKYIHSARVVHRDLKPGNLLVNENCELKIGDFGMARALRRGGSSSSSSTASSQQPFLTEYVATRWYRAPELMLSFPGYGSAVDLWSAGCIFAEMLARRQLFPGKNYLHQLQLILAVLGTPSDDLVASVGAERVRSYLRGLPRRKPVPLASLFPGAQPQALDLLGRLLRLDPRERPTAAQALAHPFLAQYHDPQDEPECSPPLELDEPPEGAGREELREAVGREIAEFHRRRQRRGAELRPVVPPLPSSSSSSSNAAPSSRDVEMAGVSRQALPVPASHPVPVSHTIPISRPVSRPAPSEEPAVWEQRRQRHSEDEEEKEERGAEVEEEEETPTSRVEGRKDGGISADTKAALKAALLKSAQRQRNRAEASACVQEMAELRRPVTAQERQREREEKRRRRQERARERERRQRERERRQLKEGDVLGGVVLSQGDKSLLQRWMRMTEAGLGPAGATLNGTGNGCGLGRRPGFGHEQGPGLPPPAAAGPGLGPPAPQGPGQGPTPVGPGLGSRPTPGTGSGLGPAPATAGPGTDPELLPPVALPPFSGFGGPAELPCCFPGNPFQPNRALGSRPPPPAPPPAPTASNPALAHIPTPGRPFGTGVGQEWGSTAPLYRPAAWDGPHPPEEEQGVPEASRGPATEPRLGSEASVVATAEQEDVSMVTQQLSKSQVKDLLPPVFSVTPKGSGAGYGVGFDLEEFLNQSFDMVGETQESQADSAPLSASLLADWLEVHRMHPAEMESLQQELQLGSPMSLSDLADI, encoded by the exons ATGAGGTCACAACAGATATCTGTGTCGTCGTCAGCCAAGGGCGAGAGGAGGGCCGTTCTTGAGCCTTTATCAAGTACAGCAGTAAGGACATTCGAGGAAACTACAG GACTGGGGAGGATGGCAGAGGAgcggcggggggagggggaggaggaggaggagagggcttCAGCACTGGACGAGGCGGCGAGGAGACGATGCACGGCAGCACAGAACCTCGCCTTCCTGAAAGCACGTTCCATGGACGTCACATTTGAGGTGGGAGAGGATTACCAGGTCCTGCAGACCATTGGCACAGGCGCCTACGGAGTGGTGACCTCGGCACGTCACCGGCAAACAG GCCAGCTGGTCGCCATCAAGAAGATCCCCAATGCCTTTGACGTGGTGACCAACGCCAAGCGCACCCTCCGCGAGCTGCAGATCCTCAAGCACTTCAAGCACGACAATGTCATCGGCATCAGGGACGTCCTGAAACCACCGGGCAGCCTGGCTGATTTCCGAAATGT TTACGTGGTGCTGGACCTGATGGAGAGCGACCTTCACCAGATCATCCATTCCCCGCAGCCCCTCACGCTCGAGCACTCCCGGTACTTCCTCTACCAGCTCCTTCGGGGCCTCAAGTACATCCACTCAGCCCGCGTCGTCCACCGCGACCTCAAGCCCGGGAACCTGCTGGTCAACGAGAACTGCGAGCTGAAGATCGGCGATTTCGGCATGGCGCGCGCCCTTCGCCGCGGAGGCAGttcatcctcctcctccaccgCCTCCTCCCAGCAGCCCTTCCTGACAGAGTACGTGGCCACCCGGTGGTATCGAGCGCCCGAGCTCATGCTCTCGTTCCCCGGTTACGGGAGTGCGGTGGACTTGTGGTCTGCCGGCTGCATCTTTGCCGAGATGTTGGCCCGTCGGCAATTGTTCCCCGGCAAGAACTACCTCCATCAGTTGCAGCTGATCCTGGCTGTGCTGGGCACCCCCTCCGATGACCTGGTGGCCTCGGTGGGGGCTGAGAGGGTGAGGTCCTACCTGAGGGGCCTGCCCCGCCGTAAGCCTGTCCCCCTCGCGTCCCTCTTCCCCGGGGCCCAACCCCAAGCCCTGGACCTCCTGGGTCGCCTGTTGAGGCTGGACCCCCGTGAGCGTCCCACGGCGGCACAGGCCCTGGCCCACCCCTTCCTGGCCCAGTACCACGACCCCCAGGACGAGCCTGAGTGCTCCCCACCCCTGGAGCTGGACGAGCCACCTGAGGGAGCCGGCAGGGAAGAGCTGAGGGAGGCAGTGGGCCGTGAGATTGCCGAGTTCCACCGACGCCGTCAGCGCCGGGGGGCCGAGCTCAGGCCGGTGGTCCCTCCTCTGCCAtcatcttcctcttcctcttccaatGCTGCCCCTTCCTCCCGGGACGTGGAGATGGCCGGAGTGTCCCGTCAAGCCCTCCCTGTCCCCGCTTCCCACCCAGTCCCCGTCTCGCACACCATCCCCATCTCCCGTCCTGTCTCTCGGCCCGCCCCCAGCGAGGAGCCAGCAGTCTGGGAGCAGCGTAGGCAGCGACATTCAGAGGACgaagaggagaaggaggagaggggtgctgaggtggaggaggaggaggagacacCAACATCCCGGGTCGAGGGCAGGAAAGATGGAGGCATCTCAGCTGACACGAAAGCAGCTCTGAAGGCGGCCCTGTTGAAATCAGCACAGAGACAGAGAAACCGAG CAGAAGCGTCCGCCTGCGTGCAGGAGATGGCGGAACTGCGGCGGCCGGTGACGGCCCAGGAGCGGCAGCGGGAGCGCGAGGAGAAGCGGCGGCGGCGGCAGGAGCGTGCCCGTGAGCGCGAGCGGCGGCAGAGGGAGCGCGAGAGGCGGCAGCTGAAGGAAGGCGACGTGCTGGGTGGCGTGGTCCTCAGCCAGGGCGACAAGAGCCTGCTGCAGCGCTGGATGCGCATGACGGAGGCCGGGCTGGGACCGGCGGGGGCTACCCTCAACGGCACTGGGAACGGCTGCGGGCTGGGCAGGAGACCGGGCTTCGGACACGAGCAAGGACCGGGACTGCCACCACCCGCCGCGGCCGGGCCGGGGCTGGGTCCCCCTGCCCCCCAGGGACCGGGACAGGGTCCGACCCCCGTAGGCCCTGGGCTAGGAAGCAGACcgacaccaggaacaggatcggGACTGGGACCAGCCCCAGCCACGGCGGGACCAGGGACGGATCCGGAGCTGCTGCCTCCCGTGGCTCTACCTCCTTTCTCGGGCTTTGGCGGCCCGGCCGAGCTGCCGTGTTGCTTCCCTGGGAACCCGTTCCAGCCCAACCGGGCGCTTGGATCCCGGCCACCCCCGCCCgctcctcccccagcccccacggCCTCCAACCCTGCCCTCGCCCACATACCCACCCCCGGGCGCCCGTTCGGGACGGGGGTGGGACAGGAGTGGGGCAGCACCGCACCCCTCTACCGGCCGGCGGCTTGGGACGGTCCCCACCCCCCTGAGGAGGAGCAGGGAGTCCCCGAGGCATCGAGAGGACCGGCGACTGAGCCACGACTAGGAAGTGAGGCTTCGGTGGTGGCTACTGCGGAGCAGGAGGATGTCAGCATGGTGACCCAGCAGCTGTCCAAGTCGCAG GTGAAGGATCTGCTCCCGCCTGTTTTCTCAGTCACACCAAAGGGCAGTGGGGCAGGCTACGGAGTGGGCTTCGATCTGGAGGAGTTCCTCAATCAGTCTTTCGACATGGTGGGCGAGACCCAGGAAAG
- the mapk7 gene encoding mitogen-activated protein kinase 7 isoform X3, producing the protein MCSYVVLDLMESDLHQIIHSPQPLTLEHSRYFLYQLLRGLKYIHSARVVHRDLKPGNLLVNENCELKIGDFGMARALRRGGSSSSSSTASSQQPFLTEYVATRWYRAPELMLSFPGYGSAVDLWSAGCIFAEMLARRQLFPGKNYLHQLQLILAVLGTPSDDLVASVGAERVRSYLRGLPRRKPVPLASLFPGAQPQALDLLGRLLRLDPRERPTAAQALAHPFLAQYHDPQDEPECSPPLELDEPPEGAGREELREAVGREIAEFHRRRQRRGAELRPVVPPLPSSSSSSSNAAPSSRDVEMAGVSRQALPVPASHPVPVSHTIPISRPVSRPAPSEEPAVWEQRRQRHSEDEEEKEERGAEVEEEEETPTSRVEGRKDGGISADTKAALKAALLKSAQRQRNRAEASACVQEMAELRRPVTAQERQREREEKRRRRQERARERERRQRERERRQLKEGDVLGGVVLSQGDKSLLQRWMRMTEAGLGPAGATLNGTGNGCGLGRRPGFGHEQGPGLPPPAAAGPGLGPPAPQGPGQGPTPVGPGLGSRPTPGTGSGLGPAPATAGPGTDPELLPPVALPPFSGFGGPAELPCCFPGNPFQPNRALGSRPPPPAPPPAPTASNPALAHIPTPGRPFGTGVGQEWGSTAPLYRPAAWDGPHPPEEEQGVPEASRGPATEPRLGSEASVVATAEQEDVSMVTQQLSKSQVKDLLPPVFSVTPKGSGAGYGVGFDLEEFLNQSFDMVGETQESQADSAPLSASLLADWLEVHRMHPAEMESLQQELQLGSPMSLSDLADI; encoded by the exons ATGTGTAg TTACGTGGTGCTGGACCTGATGGAGAGCGACCTTCACCAGATCATCCATTCCCCGCAGCCCCTCACGCTCGAGCACTCCCGGTACTTCCTCTACCAGCTCCTTCGGGGCCTCAAGTACATCCACTCAGCCCGCGTCGTCCACCGCGACCTCAAGCCCGGGAACCTGCTGGTCAACGAGAACTGCGAGCTGAAGATCGGCGATTTCGGCATGGCGCGCGCCCTTCGCCGCGGAGGCAGttcatcctcctcctccaccgCCTCCTCCCAGCAGCCCTTCCTGACAGAGTACGTGGCCACCCGGTGGTATCGAGCGCCCGAGCTCATGCTCTCGTTCCCCGGTTACGGGAGTGCGGTGGACTTGTGGTCTGCCGGCTGCATCTTTGCCGAGATGTTGGCCCGTCGGCAATTGTTCCCCGGCAAGAACTACCTCCATCAGTTGCAGCTGATCCTGGCTGTGCTGGGCACCCCCTCCGATGACCTGGTGGCCTCGGTGGGGGCTGAGAGGGTGAGGTCCTACCTGAGGGGCCTGCCCCGCCGTAAGCCTGTCCCCCTCGCGTCCCTCTTCCCCGGGGCCCAACCCCAAGCCCTGGACCTCCTGGGTCGCCTGTTGAGGCTGGACCCCCGTGAGCGTCCCACGGCGGCACAGGCCCTGGCCCACCCCTTCCTGGCCCAGTACCACGACCCCCAGGACGAGCCTGAGTGCTCCCCACCCCTGGAGCTGGACGAGCCACCTGAGGGAGCCGGCAGGGAAGAGCTGAGGGAGGCAGTGGGCCGTGAGATTGCCGAGTTCCACCGACGCCGTCAGCGCCGGGGGGCCGAGCTCAGGCCGGTGGTCCCTCCTCTGCCAtcatcttcctcttcctcttccaatGCTGCCCCTTCCTCCCGGGACGTGGAGATGGCCGGAGTGTCCCGTCAAGCCCTCCCTGTCCCCGCTTCCCACCCAGTCCCCGTCTCGCACACCATCCCCATCTCCCGTCCTGTCTCTCGGCCCGCCCCCAGCGAGGAGCCAGCAGTCTGGGAGCAGCGTAGGCAGCGACATTCAGAGGACgaagaggagaaggaggagaggggtgctgaggtggaggaggaggaggagacacCAACATCCCGGGTCGAGGGCAGGAAAGATGGAGGCATCTCAGCTGACACGAAAGCAGCTCTGAAGGCGGCCCTGTTGAAATCAGCACAGAGACAGAGAAACCGAG CAGAAGCGTCCGCCTGCGTGCAGGAGATGGCGGAACTGCGGCGGCCGGTGACGGCCCAGGAGCGGCAGCGGGAGCGCGAGGAGAAGCGGCGGCGGCGGCAGGAGCGTGCCCGTGAGCGCGAGCGGCGGCAGAGGGAGCGCGAGAGGCGGCAGCTGAAGGAAGGCGACGTGCTGGGTGGCGTGGTCCTCAGCCAGGGCGACAAGAGCCTGCTGCAGCGCTGGATGCGCATGACGGAGGCCGGGCTGGGACCGGCGGGGGCTACCCTCAACGGCACTGGGAACGGCTGCGGGCTGGGCAGGAGACCGGGCTTCGGACACGAGCAAGGACCGGGACTGCCACCACCCGCCGCGGCCGGGCCGGGGCTGGGTCCCCCTGCCCCCCAGGGACCGGGACAGGGTCCGACCCCCGTAGGCCCTGGGCTAGGAAGCAGACcgacaccaggaacaggatcggGACTGGGACCAGCCCCAGCCACGGCGGGACCAGGGACGGATCCGGAGCTGCTGCCTCCCGTGGCTCTACCTCCTTTCTCGGGCTTTGGCGGCCCGGCCGAGCTGCCGTGTTGCTTCCCTGGGAACCCGTTCCAGCCCAACCGGGCGCTTGGATCCCGGCCACCCCCGCCCgctcctcccccagcccccacggCCTCCAACCCTGCCCTCGCCCACATACCCACCCCCGGGCGCCCGTTCGGGACGGGGGTGGGACAGGAGTGGGGCAGCACCGCACCCCTCTACCGGCCGGCGGCTTGGGACGGTCCCCACCCCCCTGAGGAGGAGCAGGGAGTCCCCGAGGCATCGAGAGGACCGGCGACTGAGCCACGACTAGGAAGTGAGGCTTCGGTGGTGGCTACTGCGGAGCAGGAGGATGTCAGCATGGTGACCCAGCAGCTGTCCAAGTCGCAG GTGAAGGATCTGCTCCCGCCTGTTTTCTCAGTCACACCAAAGGGCAGTGGGGCAGGCTACGGAGTGGGCTTCGATCTGGAGGAGTTCCTCAATCAGTCTTTCGACATGGTGGGCGAGACCCAGGAAAG
- the mapk7 gene encoding mitogen-activated protein kinase 7 isoform X2, whose translation MRSQQISVSSSAKGERRAVLEPLSSTAVRTFEETTGLGRMAEERRGEGEEEEERASALDEAARRRCTAAQNLAFLKARSMDVTFEVGEDYQVLQTIGTGAYGVVTSARHRQTGQLVAIKKIPNAFDVVTNAKRTLRELQILKHFKHDNVIGIRDVLKPPGSLADFRNVYVVLDLMESDLHQIIHSPQPLTLEHSRYFLYQLLRGLKYIHSARVVHRDLKPGNLLVNENCELKIGDFGMARALRRGGSSSSSSTASSQQPFLTEYVATRWYRAPELMLSFPGYGSAVDLWSAGCIFAEMLARRQLFPGKNYLHQLQLILAVLGTPSDDLVASVGAERVRSYLRGLPRRKPVPLASLFPGAQPQALDLLGRLLRLDPRERPTAAQALAHPFLAQYHDPQDEPECSPPLELDEPPEGAGREELREAVGREIAEFHRRRQRRGAELRPVVPPLPSSSSSSSNAAPSSRDVEMAGVSRQALPVPASHPVPVSHTIPISRPVSRPAPSEEPAVWEQRRQRHSEDEEEKEERGAEVEEEEETPTSRVEGRKDGGISADTKAALKAALLKSAQRQRNREASACVQEMAELRRPVTAQERQREREEKRRRRQERARERERRQRERERRQLKEGDVLGGVVLSQGDKSLLQRWMRMTEAGLGPAGATLNGTGNGCGLGRRPGFGHEQGPGLPPPAAAGPGLGPPAPQGPGQGPTPVGPGLGSRPTPGTGSGLGPAPATAGPGTDPELLPPVALPPFSGFGGPAELPCCFPGNPFQPNRALGSRPPPPAPPPAPTASNPALAHIPTPGRPFGTGVGQEWGSTAPLYRPAAWDGPHPPEEEQGVPEASRGPATEPRLGSEASVVATAEQEDVSMVTQQLSKSQVKDLLPPVFSVTPKGSGAGYGVGFDLEEFLNQSFDMVGETQESQADSAPLSASLLADWLEVHRMHPAEMESLQQELQLGSPMSLSDLADI comes from the exons ATGAGGTCACAACAGATATCTGTGTCGTCGTCAGCCAAGGGCGAGAGGAGGGCCGTTCTTGAGCCTTTATCAAGTACAGCAGTAAGGACATTCGAGGAAACTACAG GACTGGGGAGGATGGCAGAGGAgcggcggggggagggggaggaggaggaggagagggcttCAGCACTGGACGAGGCGGCGAGGAGACGATGCACGGCAGCACAGAACCTCGCCTTCCTGAAAGCACGTTCCATGGACGTCACATTTGAGGTGGGAGAGGATTACCAGGTCCTGCAGACCATTGGCACAGGCGCCTACGGAGTGGTGACCTCGGCACGTCACCGGCAAACAG GCCAGCTGGTCGCCATCAAGAAGATCCCCAATGCCTTTGACGTGGTGACCAACGCCAAGCGCACCCTCCGCGAGCTGCAGATCCTCAAGCACTTCAAGCACGACAATGTCATCGGCATCAGGGACGTCCTGAAACCACCGGGCAGCCTGGCTGATTTCCGAAATGT TTACGTGGTGCTGGACCTGATGGAGAGCGACCTTCACCAGATCATCCATTCCCCGCAGCCCCTCACGCTCGAGCACTCCCGGTACTTCCTCTACCAGCTCCTTCGGGGCCTCAAGTACATCCACTCAGCCCGCGTCGTCCACCGCGACCTCAAGCCCGGGAACCTGCTGGTCAACGAGAACTGCGAGCTGAAGATCGGCGATTTCGGCATGGCGCGCGCCCTTCGCCGCGGAGGCAGttcatcctcctcctccaccgCCTCCTCCCAGCAGCCCTTCCTGACAGAGTACGTGGCCACCCGGTGGTATCGAGCGCCCGAGCTCATGCTCTCGTTCCCCGGTTACGGGAGTGCGGTGGACTTGTGGTCTGCCGGCTGCATCTTTGCCGAGATGTTGGCCCGTCGGCAATTGTTCCCCGGCAAGAACTACCTCCATCAGTTGCAGCTGATCCTGGCTGTGCTGGGCACCCCCTCCGATGACCTGGTGGCCTCGGTGGGGGCTGAGAGGGTGAGGTCCTACCTGAGGGGCCTGCCCCGCCGTAAGCCTGTCCCCCTCGCGTCCCTCTTCCCCGGGGCCCAACCCCAAGCCCTGGACCTCCTGGGTCGCCTGTTGAGGCTGGACCCCCGTGAGCGTCCCACGGCGGCACAGGCCCTGGCCCACCCCTTCCTGGCCCAGTACCACGACCCCCAGGACGAGCCTGAGTGCTCCCCACCCCTGGAGCTGGACGAGCCACCTGAGGGAGCCGGCAGGGAAGAGCTGAGGGAGGCAGTGGGCCGTGAGATTGCCGAGTTCCACCGACGCCGTCAGCGCCGGGGGGCCGAGCTCAGGCCGGTGGTCCCTCCTCTGCCAtcatcttcctcttcctcttccaatGCTGCCCCTTCCTCCCGGGACGTGGAGATGGCCGGAGTGTCCCGTCAAGCCCTCCCTGTCCCCGCTTCCCACCCAGTCCCCGTCTCGCACACCATCCCCATCTCCCGTCCTGTCTCTCGGCCCGCCCCCAGCGAGGAGCCAGCAGTCTGGGAGCAGCGTAGGCAGCGACATTCAGAGGACgaagaggagaaggaggagaggggtgctgaggtggaggaggaggaggagacacCAACATCCCGGGTCGAGGGCAGGAAAGATGGAGGCATCTCAGCTGACACGAAAGCAGCTCTGAAGGCGGCCCTGTTGAAATCAGCACAGAGACAGAGAAACCGAG AAGCGTCCGCCTGCGTGCAGGAGATGGCGGAACTGCGGCGGCCGGTGACGGCCCAGGAGCGGCAGCGGGAGCGCGAGGAGAAGCGGCGGCGGCGGCAGGAGCGTGCCCGTGAGCGCGAGCGGCGGCAGAGGGAGCGCGAGAGGCGGCAGCTGAAGGAAGGCGACGTGCTGGGTGGCGTGGTCCTCAGCCAGGGCGACAAGAGCCTGCTGCAGCGCTGGATGCGCATGACGGAGGCCGGGCTGGGACCGGCGGGGGCTACCCTCAACGGCACTGGGAACGGCTGCGGGCTGGGCAGGAGACCGGGCTTCGGACACGAGCAAGGACCGGGACTGCCACCACCCGCCGCGGCCGGGCCGGGGCTGGGTCCCCCTGCCCCCCAGGGACCGGGACAGGGTCCGACCCCCGTAGGCCCTGGGCTAGGAAGCAGACcgacaccaggaacaggatcggGACTGGGACCAGCCCCAGCCACGGCGGGACCAGGGACGGATCCGGAGCTGCTGCCTCCCGTGGCTCTACCTCCTTTCTCGGGCTTTGGCGGCCCGGCCGAGCTGCCGTGTTGCTTCCCTGGGAACCCGTTCCAGCCCAACCGGGCGCTTGGATCCCGGCCACCCCCGCCCgctcctcccccagcccccacggCCTCCAACCCTGCCCTCGCCCACATACCCACCCCCGGGCGCCCGTTCGGGACGGGGGTGGGACAGGAGTGGGGCAGCACCGCACCCCTCTACCGGCCGGCGGCTTGGGACGGTCCCCACCCCCCTGAGGAGGAGCAGGGAGTCCCCGAGGCATCGAGAGGACCGGCGACTGAGCCACGACTAGGAAGTGAGGCTTCGGTGGTGGCTACTGCGGAGCAGGAGGATGTCAGCATGGTGACCCAGCAGCTGTCCAAGTCGCAG GTGAAGGATCTGCTCCCGCCTGTTTTCTCAGTCACACCAAAGGGCAGTGGGGCAGGCTACGGAGTGGGCTTCGATCTGGAGGAGTTCCTCAATCAGTCTTTCGACATGGTGGGCGAGACCCAGGAAAG